The following coding sequences lie in one Rutidosis leptorrhynchoides isolate AG116_Rl617_1_P2 chromosome 6, CSIRO_AGI_Rlap_v1, whole genome shotgun sequence genomic window:
- the LOC139853705 gene encoding uncharacterized protein, with translation MSPITPEMCRNMYRNEVCKEKAKSILREYGLPDGLFPVEELGYVKETGFMWVKQKNEIEHKFEKVGKHVSYATEFTSYMEKCKIKKLTGVKTKDLMIWISHVEIFVDDPPSEKITMKTPTGIYRTFPKEAFAA, from the coding sequence ATGTCTCCAATCACCCCTGAAATGTGTAGAAACATGTACCGGAACGAAGTTTGCAAGGAAAAGGCGAAATCTATACTAAGAGAATACGGTCTACCTGATGGCCTATTTCCTGTAGAAGAACTTGGTTACGTCAAAGAGACTGGCTTTATGTGGGTCAAGCAAAAGAATGAGATTGAACACAAGTTCGAGAAGGTTGGGAAGCACGTGTCTTATGCTACCGAGTTCACTTCGTACATGGAGAAATGCAAGATCAAGAAGTTGACCGGCGTCAAGACCAAAGATTTGATGATCTGGATCTCACATGTAGAGATTTTCGTCGATGATCCACCATCTGAAAAAATTACCATGAAAACACCCACTGGGATCTACAGGACCTTCCCAAAGGAGGCATTCGCTGCTTAA